In Xylanivirga thermophila, the following proteins share a genomic window:
- a CDS encoding DEAD/DEAH box helicase, with product MDNKDVFVLCDYNIIYEARLYDAINKGWLVPFRYYGIYDELIDYEKIEYRNGKYNEVQLEQALMLNERTDFILKHFKKYRNKRAMGFCASRRHAIYMAKYFCEHGIKAYAVVSGEQNKYCMDRREAIAKLNRREIEVIFAVDIFNEGVDIPSLDLLMFLRPTESSTVFLQQLGRGLRKNQGKEYVVILDFIGNYKKANFVPFLLSENMGEHNSIGENRILPNDHEYPDGCIVDFDFQLIDLFKKQARQMQSLKSIIYEEYVRIRDMLGHRPTRREIFIYMDDHIYINMKRRRDTNILIDYLRYLYEIDELMDDEKIFLGTKAQEFFKMLETTAMSRSYKMPLFLAFYNGGNIKFALDEDDIYNAFKSFYSNGSNGIDMLKDKSTKDYKAWGKDKYIRLSRRNPQKFLIRTHSEFFYEAGGLFGLTDELKKFKDNRIFGEHFIDIIQYRTIRYYKKRFEEKE from the coding sequence ATGGACAACAAGGATGTTTTTGTCCTGTGTGATTATAATATAATATATGAAGCAAGGCTTTATGATGCCATAAATAAGGGATGGCTAGTACCATTTCGATACTATGGCATATACGATGAATTAATAGATTATGAGAAAATTGAATATAGAAATGGAAAATACAATGAAGTGCAGTTGGAACAGGCACTTATGTTAAATGAACGGACTGATTTTATATTAAAGCATTTTAAAAAATATCGAAACAAGCGGGCCATGGGATTTTGTGCTAGTAGAAGACATGCCATTTACATGGCAAAATATTTTTGCGAGCATGGAATAAAGGCATATGCGGTGGTAAGTGGAGAACAGAATAAATACTGCATGGATAGAAGAGAAGCCATAGCTAAGCTTAATAGGCGGGAGATAGAGGTCATATTTGCAGTGGATATATTTAATGAAGGGGTGGACATACCATCATTGGATCTTTTAATGTTTCTTAGACCCACTGAATCATCTACTGTATTTTTACAACAACTGGGGAGAGGTTTGAGAAAAAATCAAGGAAAAGAGTATGTGGTAATACTAGATTTTATAGGGAACTATAAAAAGGCTAATTTTGTACCCTTCCTTTTGAGTGAAAACATGGGAGAACATAATAGTATTGGGGAAAATAGAATTCTTCCTAATGACCATGAGTATCCAGATGGCTGCATAGTGGATTTCGATTTTCAACTTATAGACCTTTTTAAAAAGCAGGCTAGGCAGATGCAGAGTCTAAAATCTATCATATATGAGGAATATGTGAGGATAAGGGATATGTTAGGGCATCGGCCAACCAGACGGGAAATATTCATCTATATGGATGATCATATATATATAAATATGAAGAGAAGGCGTGATACGAATATTTTAATCGATTATTTAAGGTATTTATATGAAATAGATGAATTGATGGATGATGAAAAAATATTTCTAGGTACAAAAGCGCAGGAGTTTTTTAAAATGCTTGAAACTACTGCCATGTCTAGAAGTTATAAAATGCCCCTCTTTCTTGCGTTCTATAATGGCGGAAATATTAAATTTGCGTTGGATGAAGACGATATATATAATGCCTTTAAATCTTTTTATAGCAATGGATCAAATGGAATTGATATGTTGAAGGATAAATCTACTAAAGATTATAAAGCATGGGGCAAAGATAAATATATCCGGCTTTCACGTAGAAATCCTCAAAAGTTTTTAATTAGGACTCATTCGGAGTTTTTCTATGAGGCGGGAGGACTTTTTGGTTTAACCGATGAGCTAAAGAAATTTAAAGATAATAGGATTTTTGGAGAGCATTTCATAGATATAATACAATATAGAACCATAAGATATTATAAGAAAAGGTTTGAAGAAAAGGAGTAG
- a CDS encoding HIT family protein, which translates to MDRCILCDIYNKNKEKVIAENELSFAIYDNFPVNEGHTLILPKRHFDNFFDATQEEINQIYSLIHICKENIDEKYKPTGYNIGVNVGYDGGQTIWHVHIHMIPQYKGDVKNPRGGIRRIKPELVYYEG; encoded by the coding sequence GTGGATAGATGTATTTTGTGTGATATATACAATAAAAATAAAGAAAAGGTAATAGCTGAAAATGAATTGTCTTTTGCCATATATGATAATTTTCCTGTAAATGAAGGTCATACATTGATATTGCCAAAAAGACATTTTGATAATTTTTTTGATGCCACTCAGGAGGAGATTAACCAAATTTATAGCCTTATACATATATGCAAAGAAAATATAGATGAAAAATATAAACCCACAGGTTATAATATAGGTGTTAATGTAGGATATGATGGGGGTCAGACCATCTGGCATGTACATATACATATGATACCTCAATATAAGGGGGATGTAAAAAATCCGCGGGGTGGGATAAGGCGAATAAAACCAGAGCTTGTATATTATGAGGGATAG